From the Mycobacterium sp. DL592 genome, the window GGGCTCGGGTAGAGGTGCGCGGTGTACCACTGTCCCTGGCGGAACGCGGTCTCGTCTTCCTCACTGCCGGTGAGCAGCTGGGCTGCCATCAGCTTGGCCTCGGTGGCGTCGTCGACGTCGATCTGGGTGGGCCGCAACTGCGGGTGCTCGGCACCGATCACGCGCAGCAGACCACGCAGGCCGGCCTGCTCCAGGTTCGGCCGCTCGTCGGCGAGCACGGTCTGGGCATTGCGGGTCACGACATAGAGCCGGGGCGGTTCGCCTGCGGTCTCGGCCAGCTCGCGGGCGATGCGCACCAGGTGGCGCACCTGCTCGCCACCGCGGTGCGGCAGCTGCTCCTCGGGGCAGCCGTTGCGCGCCGGGGTCACGACGACGACGTTGTCGAAGCCGCCTTCGGAGAAGTGCGAGCTCAGAAGCTCGGCGTTGTAGGCGTGGTCGGCGTGCTGCGGCCACGACATGGTGGTCACGTCGGCGTCGTTGAGCTTGAGCGCGTCGGTCAGCGCCGAGGCCAGCATGTCAGCGGCATCGGAGGTGCTGACGACCAGCCAGGTCGCCGAGTTGGCGTGGGTGACCTCGGTGAGCTGCTGCTGGCGCCACTCGACGGCCAGCAGACGCTCGTTGAGCACCCGGTCGCCCTCGTTGGCCTCGGACATGCCGCTGCCCATGCGCAGACCCTGGACACCGAACAGCACGGTGCCGTAGTCGTCGAGGAGCTCGATGTCGGCCTCCACCGAGGAGCCGTCGAGCGAGGACAGCTTGGTCAGGCAGTACCGCGCATTGCGGGTCGGGCCGTGCACCCGCAGCCGGCGCACACCCAGCGGCAACAGCAGCCCGCCGGTGCCGGAGGACTGCACGCCCGGATGGGCGGCGACCGACTGGAAGCAGGCGTCCAGCAGGGCGGGATGCACTCCGTAGGCGGTCTGCTGGTTGCGGATCGAGGACGGCAGGCCGATCTCGGCCAGCACGGTGTCGGCCGACTCGTCGCCGGCGTTGACGGCCACCAGGCCGGTGAACGCCGGGCCGAACTGCACGCCGCGGCCGTCGAACCAGGTGCGGACCTCGCCGCCGTCGGCACGGTTGGGGTGCGCCGCCAGCAGTTCATCCAGGTCGTAGGAGTGCGGCTGATCGTCGGAGTCGGCGGCATGCAGCACCGCGCTGGCCCGACGTTCCCGCTCGCCGTCCTGGTCGGTCTCGACCACGAACTCCAGGACACCGGGTGCCCGGGCCGAGGCCACGGCGCTGACCGGGGTCTCGTCCTCGAGCAACAGCATCGCGTCGAACGTCACATCGCGGACCTCGGCGCCCTCACCGAGGGCGGTGCGTGCCGCGGCCAGGGCCATCTCGCAGTAGGCGGCGCCGGGCAATGCCGGCACGTTGTTGATCTGGTGGTCGACCAGCCACGGCAGCGCGGCGGTGCCGACCTCGGCCGCCCAGGCGTGCCGCTCGGGATCCTCGAGCAGGCGGACGTGGGAACCGAGCAGCGGGTGGGTGGCCACCAGGTGGGCACCGCGGGCCTGCTGGTCGCCGCCCTCGGCGGCCAGCACCATGCTGCGGTGCGTCCAGGTCGGCAGCGGTGCGTCGACCAGGTGCCCGGCCGGGTACAGCACCGAGAAGTCCACCTGCGCGCCGGCCGAGTACAGGTTGCCCAGGAACTCACCGAGTCCATGCGGCACTTCCTGACCGCGACGCATGCCGGCGACGGCGGCCACCGAGATGTCCAGGGTCGCGGCGGTCTGGTCGATCGGGCGGGTCAGCAGCGGATGCGGGGCCAGCTCGCCGAACACCCGGAAGCCGTCCTCGAGCGCGGTCTGCACGGCCGCCGAGAAACGCACGGTGTGGCGCAGGTTGTCGACCCAGTAGTCGGCGTCGCAGTACGGCTGCTCGCGCGGGTCGAACGAGGTGGCCGAGTAGTACGGGATCTCCGGGGCCATCGGGGTGATGTCGGCGAGCATCTCCGACAGCTCGTCGAGGATCGGCTCGACCTGAGGCGAGTGCGACGCGACGTCGACGTTGACCTCGCGGGCCATGATCTCGCGCTGCTCCCACGCCGCGACGATGTCGCGGACGGTCTGGGTGGCGCCGCCGATCACCGTCGAGTTCGGAGACGCCACGACGGCGACCACGACGTCTTCGATGCCCTGCTTCTCGAGTTCCTCACGCACCTGCTGTGCGGGCAGCTCGACCGAGGCCATCGCACCGCCGCCGGCCAGCCGCAAGCACAGCAGCGAGCGACGGCAGATGACCTTGACGCCGTCCTGCAGCGACAGTGCGCCGGAGACGACGGCGGCGGCGACCTCGCCGAGCGAGTGGCCGATGACCGCGCCCGGCGCCACGCCGTAGGCCTTCATCGTCGCGGCCATGGCGACCTGCATCGCGAAGATGGCCGGCTGGACCTTGTGGATGCCCTCGACGGTTTCGGGGGCGGTGATGGCCTCGGTGATCGAGAACCCGGACTCCGTGGCGATCAGCGGTTCGAGTTCGGCGATCTTGGCGGCGAAGACGGGTTCGGTGGACAGCAGCCCCACCCCCATCGAGGCCCACTGCGAGCCTTGACCGGAGAAGATCCACACCGGCCCGCGGTCGTCGTGTCCGACGGCGGCCTGGTAGGGGTCGTCGCCCTTGGCGACTTCACGGAGCCGCTCGACCAGTTCGGCGCGGTCCGAGGCGATGACGGCGGTGCGCACCGGGCGGTGTCCGCGGCGACGTGCCAACGTGTAGGCCAGGTCACCCAGCGACAGGTCGCCTGCGCTGTTCTCCACCCAGTCGGCCAGCCGCTCGGCGGTACGCCGCAGCTCGTCGGCGGAGGTGGAGCACACCGGGAAGACCAGCAGGCCGGTGTCGGCGTCGGTGCCGTTGGCAGCATCGGCGGCGTCCGCTGCAGGCGCCTGCTCGAGCACGGCGTGGACGTTGGTGCCCGACATGCCGTACGACGAGACCGCCGCGCGGCGGGGAGCACCCTCGCCGGTGGGCCAATCGGTGGCCTCGGTCGGGACGAACAGACCGGTTTCGACCTTGGCCAGATGATCGGGCAGACGGTTGAAGTGCAGGTTCTGGGGAACGACACCGTGATGCACCGATAGCACGGCCTTCATCAGGCCCAGCACGCCGGCGGCGGACTCGGCGTGGCCGAAGTTGCTCTTGACCGAGGTCAGAGCGCACGGGCCGGTGATGCCGTAGACGCTGGAGATGCTGTTGAACTCTTTGGTGTCACCCACCGGCGTGCCGGTGCCGTGACCCTCGACCATGCCGACGGTGGCGGGATCGACGTCGGCAGCGACCAGCGCGGCCTTGAAGACCGAGACCTGCGCCTCGGTCGACGGGGTGAGGATGTTCTCGGTGCGGCCGTCCTGGTTGGAGGCGGTGCCCTTGATGACAGCCAGGATCCGGTCGCCGTCGCGCTCGGCGTCGTCCAGACGCTTGAGCATGACGATGCCGCAGCCTTCGGCACGGACGAAGCCGTCGGCGGCGACGTCGAAGGCGTGGCAATGGCCTGTCGGCGACAGCATGCCCTGGCCGGAGGCCGAAGCGTACAGCCGCTGATCGAGCATGAGCATGACGCCGCCGGCGAGTGCCATGTCACTCTCGCCCTCGTGCAGGCTGCGGCAGGCCGCGTGGACGGCCACCATGCTCGACGAGCAGGCGGTGTCCATAGTCAGGGCCGGACCCTGCAGACCCAGGGCATGGGAGATACGGCCGGAGGCCATGCTGAACGGCGTGCCGGTGAAGGCGTAGGCCTGGTCGTAGGCACCCGCGGCGCTGGTGAGCATCGCGTAGTCGTCGTGCGACATGCCGATGAAGACACCGGTCGACGTGCCGGACATCTCGGCAGGGGTGTGCCCGGAGTGCTCCACGGCTTCCCACGCGGTCTCCAGCAGCATGCGGTGCTGCGGGTCCATCGCGGTGGCCTCGCGTTCGTTGATGCCGAAGAAGTCGGGATCGAAGCCCGTGACGTCGTCGACGAACGCGCCCCAGCGCGACACCGACCGTCCCGGCACGCCGGGTTCCGGGTCGTAGTACTCGTCGGCGTCCCACCGGTCGGCGGGAATCTCGGTGACGAGGTCAGCGCCCTCCAGTAACGCCTCCCACAGCTTGTGTGGCGAGTCGATCCCTCCGGGCAGCCGGCAGGCCATACCAACGACTGCAATCGGGGTGACAGATGTCTCTCGCACGTCCGCTCACACCTCACTCTTCGTCAACACGGGGCAAGGCAACCTGCCCGATTCGGGTTCAGAACCGTCAAGGGAAGTTGCCAACGTGATCGGTAGCTTAGCGGCTTTTTCTAACGACGGCGACAAATGTTTTTCGATTTTGATTGGGGATTGGGCAATGTTACCGTGCTCGACAAGCCCGCCACCTGCAGCAACGGCTATCCGGTAGCT encodes:
- the pks2 gene encoding type I polyketide synthase, with translation MACRLPGGIDSPHKLWEALLEGADLVTEIPADRWDADEYYDPEPGVPGRSVSRWGAFVDDVTGFDPDFFGINEREATAMDPQHRMLLETAWEAVEHSGHTPAEMSGTSTGVFIGMSHDDYAMLTSAAGAYDQAYAFTGTPFSMASGRISHALGLQGPALTMDTACSSSMVAVHAACRSLHEGESDMALAGGVMLMLDQRLYASASGQGMLSPTGHCHAFDVAADGFVRAEGCGIVMLKRLDDAERDGDRILAVIKGTASNQDGRTENILTPSTEAQVSVFKAALVAADVDPATVGMVEGHGTGTPVGDTKEFNSISSVYGITGPCALTSVKSNFGHAESAAGVLGLMKAVLSVHHGVVPQNLHFNRLPDHLAKVETGLFVPTEATDWPTGEGAPRRAAVSSYGMSGTNVHAVLEQAPAADAADAANGTDADTGLLVFPVCSTSADELRRTAERLADWVENSAGDLSLGDLAYTLARRRGHRPVRTAVIASDRAELVERLREVAKGDDPYQAAVGHDDRGPVWIFSGQGSQWASMGVGLLSTEPVFAAKIAELEPLIATESGFSITEAITAPETVEGIHKVQPAIFAMQVAMAATMKAYGVAPGAVIGHSLGEVAAAVVSGALSLQDGVKVICRRSLLCLRLAGGGAMASVELPAQQVREELEKQGIEDVVVAVVASPNSTVIGGATQTVRDIVAAWEQREIMAREVNVDVASHSPQVEPILDELSEMLADITPMAPEIPYYSATSFDPREQPYCDADYWVDNLRHTVRFSAAVQTALEDGFRVFGELAPHPLLTRPIDQTAATLDISVAAVAGMRRGQEVPHGLGEFLGNLYSAGAQVDFSVLYPAGHLVDAPLPTWTHRSMVLAAEGGDQQARGAHLVATHPLLGSHVRLLEDPERHAWAAEVGTAALPWLVDHQINNVPALPGAAYCEMALAAARTALGEGAEVRDVTFDAMLLLEDETPVSAVASARAPGVLEFVVETDQDGERERRASAVLHAADSDDQPHSYDLDELLAAHPNRADGGEVRTWFDGRGVQFGPAFTGLVAVNAGDESADTVLAEIGLPSSIRNQQTAYGVHPALLDACFQSVAAHPGVQSSGTGGLLLPLGVRRLRVHGPTRNARYCLTKLSSLDGSSVEADIELLDDYGTVLFGVQGLRMGSGMSEANEGDRVLNERLLAVEWRQQQLTEVTHANSATWLVVSTSDAADMLASALTDALKLNDADVTTMSWPQHADHAYNAELLSSHFSEGGFDNVVVVTPARNGCPEEQLPHRGGEQVRHLVRIARELAETAGEPPRLYVVTRNAQTVLADERPNLEQAGLRGLLRVIGAEHPQLRPTQIDVDDATEAKLMAAQLLTGSEEDETAFRQGQWYTAHLYPSPLRPDERYTTVVDHARDGMRLEIRTPGDIETLELAAFDRIPPGPGQIEVAVTASSLNFADVLLAFGRYPSFEGLQPQLGLDFAGVVTAVGPQVTSHRVGDHVGGMSTNGCWGSFVTCDADVAVTLPAGLRDDQAAAVTTASATAWYSLHNLAHIKAGDKVLIHSATGGVGQAAIAIARAAGAEIYATAGTEERRDMLRAMGITHVYDSRSAAFGDQIRRDTDGYGVDIVLNSLTGASQRAGVELLAFGGRFVEIGKKDIYGDTRMGLFPFRRNLSFYGVDLALMASTHPEQIRELLDTVYRLTAEGVLPQPETTHYPLADAATAIRVMGAAEHTGKLLLSVPKVGHSNVVVPPEQAQVFRRDGSYIITGGLGGLGLFLGAKMAANGCGRIVLNSRSQPKPEALEEIARMRASGAQVEVVTGDIAQAETVDRLVAAATATGLPVRGVLHAAAVVEDAILTNITDELVDRDWAPKVYGAWHLHRATTAQPLDWFCSFSSAAALMGSPGQGAYAAANSWLDGFTQWRRSQGLPATAIAWAAWDEIGAGKHLAAGGDTAMISPEEGAHAFEALLRHDRAYSGYAPLIGTPWLTDLAQRSPFAEAFASSSDRPTDTSTFRAELHTLPRDEWPTRVRRLVSEQLSLILRRSIDPDRPISEYGLDSLGNLELRTRIETETGIRVRSMDITTVRALAEGLCETLAGVISSASSR